Genomic DNA from Lagenorhynchus albirostris chromosome 9, mLagAlb1.1, whole genome shotgun sequence:
agaaaggggaaGGCACGTGCCCAATGTCACTGAGTCAGCAAACAGCAGAGCTGGACCTCAAGCCCAGGACAGCTGTCCACACTCTGCTCAGCTGACACAGAAAAAGGCTTCGTTACTCCCATGCCAGGTGTCAAAGGCTCCTTGACAGATCTTGGTGGTGTCAGGACATCCAGCCCCACCTGGAGACGTCTGCTCTCTCTTCGGAAGTCCACCTGGGCTTCTCTTCGGGCCCAACTTGGCCAGGGATCCCAGCACCCACACCTCGAAAGCGTTCTCACCCAAATCTGGGCTTGACACCTATCGTAGCTCAGGATGGTTAGGAACTAAAAACAGCCCACTCCTTTATCCAAGAGCTGTTAAGATACACTGGAGGTAGAGGAGGGGTAGATTTTCCAGCACCAGGGCAAAAGGCCCTGAGcgcagagggaagggaaggctcCACGAATGCACTGCCCAGATCTTTGCAGGTCTGTGAAGCCACAAGCATGCACATGGGGGTGTGCATACCTGAGTGTGAAGAGGGGCCGGCTGTACACACTCAAGTCCATGTGAACTTGAATGCCTGGCCACAGATTTATTTACTGCTTTTTAATAATCATGGGTGCTCAGGAGCACGTAGGTCTGAAAGGGGCAATCTAGACCACCCTGCTCTTCAACCCCGGAAGTGACTTCACATCTCCAAGCTCCAGCTTCTGCATCCATACCATCAATTTCATGGCAGTCTCCCCAGGATCTGGGGAAGGATGCAGTAAGATGATGGATATGAAAACACTTTGGGGATTAAAATGTGCTAGCTACCTGCAGGAGGTGCTGACTATTTTTCTGACGCAGGCCGGAAAAAGAGGGGCTGGCAGGGCTGGAGCCCCAAGGATGGGGCTGGCACAGCTGAGCCCGAGGAAACAGCGGCTGTTCCCAGGCAGGGTGGGAGTGTGAGGAATGGCACGAGGCCCTTGCGAGAAAGGAAAAGGGACGTGTTTGTTAAAGTATTTTTTGCATTAATAAAGGATGAAGGAGCAAGTGCCAAGCCCTTCATTTCAACCTGCCCAAATCCTTCAAGTTCCAGTGGCTCGTTGCGGTCCGTCGGCCTCACCTGCCCTAGGGtaggagggctgggggaggctcCTGTCCTCTGCCCACGGGAAACGCTGGGGACAGGGAACCCACTTCTCCCAGCAAAGCCACTACTTCTTGCTTGAGGCCCTTTCAGGGCACCTGCGTTGGATTATCTCTCACTATGCCTGGTcctctattatttcctttctgtctccACTCTTGAGCCCCCCCCGGCCAAGCAGGTCTTCGAGCATTAAGGCCCTGAGAGGCCCCAGTTCAGAGCTGATGACTCCACTGGGAAATCAACAGGTGTCCCTGCCCTCTGGCCACGCCCCCCCTGGAGCTCCCTCCAGcgtcactccccccaccccccaacctcaTTCTCCCCAAAGAGAATTTCTTGGCTTTTGGAGAActctttattgtttaaaattcatCATCGAAGCttcaaaaaaacatacaacccatCACACCCTTCCCGCTCCGAAAATGTTTATTCTAAGAAACTGAAACTGATGGCGAGGGGAGCCTAAGGCATCTCATTGGGCATTCAGCTTCTTGGAGGCCTCGTCGATGGCGGCCAGGATGCTGACCTTGAGGCTCTCCAGCACGGGCACTAGGCCCTGGCGGAGGTCCTCCAGCGCGGGCTTGGCCTTCTCGCCCAGCGCTCTCAGCTGCTCGCTGGCCTTGGCGTGGTACTCGGCCAGGCTGCCGCCGCCCGCCTTGAGCATCTCGAAGCGGGCGGCCATGCGCTGGCGCAGGTCGTCGCTGTAGGGCGCCAGCTGCTGCCGCAGGGTCTCCACGTGGGAGCGCGCGCGGTCGCGCATCTCCTCGGCCAGCGGGGTCAGCTTGTCCTGCAGCTCCTGCACCTTCTGGCGCGCGCCCTCGCGCAACTCCTCGCCCAGCGGCGCCACCTTCTGGCGGTAGATCTGCAGCTCCTCCTGCCACTTCTTCTGGAATTCGTCCAGGTAGGGCTGCACCTTCTGCTTCAcctcttccaggtccttgttcaTCTCCT
This window encodes:
- the APOA1 gene encoding apolipoprotein A-I — protein: MKAVLLTLAVLFLTGSQARHFWQQDDPQSSWDRVKDFATVYVDAIKDSGRDYVAQFEASALGKQLNLKLLDNWDSLTSTFAKVREQLGPVTQEFWDNLEKETESLRQEMNKDLEEVKQKVQPYLDEFQKKWQEELQIYRQKVAPLGEELREGARQKVQELQDKLTPLAEEMRDRARSHVETLRQQLAPYSDDLRQRMAARFEMLKAGGGSLAEYHAKASEQLRALGEKAKPALEDLRQGLVPVLESLKVSILAAIDEASKKLNAQ